The following DNA comes from Castanea sativa cultivar Marrone di Chiusa Pesio chromosome 10, ASM4071231v1.
TACAATTGGATATATTAATAGCATAATCAACAATTTCAATTGGTCGActacaaagaaaatatcaaacaaagtacCAATGGTGGTGTATGTAGAAATATGATCCAGCtgcatgaattttatatttggaGAAACTTGGGACTAATTATACACTGCCTTCCCTAATACAATCAATATCctgctggaaaaaaaaatcattcaaaaaaatgaacaattggAATTGTGATAACAATTTGTAGAACAAAGTAGATTTTGGTAGAGAAGTTTAACACTCAACAAGCAGGTCCACTCTTACTGGAGGGATTCACTAGctgttttttgttattaattaaagTTTATTGACTTGTGATGCAGCAGACAACGCagaaatgcataaaaaatattatagaacttagaaaaaaacaaatggaGCTCAATGAGTTGAATCACTGTTCATTCAAACATTCACATTCTGATATATACTGAAATTTATACAAAGCAGGTAATGTTTTTGCCACAAAGTCATGTGGAAATACATTAACAACCATTGAAAATGCCCAATTACGCATCAAAACATATTGGCAACTAGCTCAAAGGGCTGCAACAGATTAGTAATTAACTCTACCACTGATGGGCTGCAACAGATAAATGTCTCATGAGAGTCCTACTGTTGCCCAACCTTTGAGAGTCCTTATTGTTTCTTCTTATCTTTTCTAATAGTTATCTtatcttatatttatttgagtAGTCCTAGGTATCTTATCTctatttgaatatttgaatagTTATCTAGTAACTACATCTAGTTATCTTAGGAGATTGTTACTCTTTAAATAAACGTTTATGGCATTAGGTTAGGTGTTGAGGAATTTGTTACTGTGGTTTGTCTTCCACACAAAGGAAGTCTTTTATCAATTTCCATCTCTATTGCTATCAGCAACTGTCTTACAACTCGTCAACAAACTTCCCCACAAACGAATGGGCACAGGTTTGAGCATGTGTTTGTGGTTGAAATCAATGAAACACTGAGTTCAGAGGCCTAGTTGATAACTGCTAGACACAAAGTTTAGACTCCAGCTATGCACAACTCGTttgcaaacaaaataaatattcgTTGAGAACTCCAAAACTTAATAAGCAGGTCCTCTCTTGGGAGATTCACTAGCTTTTTGTTACTATATTTGTTCATCCTATGATCCATGCCAATATAAATTAGTAACTAGCTTTTCACTGATCTTCTACTTTTGTCAGCAAACCTTGACTAAAAATGGAACAGATGGTATGAGTGTCGAAATTCGTGAACTTTTGTGATAgtgaaactttaaaaaagatGGATTATAGTGACTTGCTTCTGTGTTGGTATGGTATAAATTCTATGCTAGCATGATTATAAGAAAtggaaaatgatgaaattagCAAGTCCTATtcttattggaaaaaaaaaggcataaataattaTTAGGTTATTCTCGACAAGGAGTcacttttatcattattttcttttgcaaCTTATTTGGTGTTAATTTTTATGGATAGCTTGTGGTTTTTCAAGTTTTGATAGCAAGGCATTAGGATAAGATGCaccctattcttgaacccaaaGCAAAAACAATTTCCAAGCTAAAGATTTTTGGTTAGCATCTGTAGACGCAGCACAACAACCTCAGGTTATTGAATATGACACATAAGATGAAACCATTGATGTCACCTGATTTAATTCTGTCATTTTCTTTTACTGTTGACTGCTAGTGAACAGAGGCAACTAATACCAATTACATAAGTTTATCATTTTACTCTACCAAATAAGTCAAGTCAATTTAATCAGTCATAAATCATAAGGTTATCTTTAATTAAGAACTGCATATCCAGGTTATGTTCCTTTCTACATATGCTTATCCAACAAATCTTGCACCCTTAGTTTCaaacaacaatcaaaattttatatagcaACCAGACTGTATCTCCTCGAATCCACAATTTGTACCTCAAGATGTGATATATATTGCAACTGTAGAATTACTCTGGCTCCTCAAAAATGTCATACCAAAGCCTTCAACAGCCAATGTCACCTCCTCTCTGCTTCAAGAGGTCCTTGGTCTCTGCAATGTACTGTGCAAGAGTTGAAGATGTTTCCGCACGCCAGAGCCCCCTAGACCAAATTTGACCAATATAATTACCATTCCacctaattatattatgcaggTATGCTTACAAAAAATGAATAGTAAATCAAAACAGAGTCCATCCTTTGCCAATTGAACAGGACAGTCAAGTACATCTACATGATCATCAATAGCTTTCCTATATGCTAAATCCATACAGCCAGCGTAATCTCCATTATAAACAAAGGATTCGCAGGAGAGTGAGGAAGGTGAAAGAAAAAGgtcaaaaacaaaacttttataaaagCATACAGTTAGATAACCTTATTGATCAGTTATGAGTAGAAAAGAATCAGTTTTAATTAGAAGCAATAAGCAATAGAGATATACCTTGTGCTGATGAATTTTGGCCTAGATGAGCAAAGAAATCTGCAACATGAGAAGAGTGATCAGCATCTTgaataaatattattgaaatGAGCAGGTAATAATCTATCATAGAGAAAACTAACTAATTATGTCATAATTAGCAAGCCATTGCTCTTAAATGAAACTCAACTATaagaaatgatattttaatcCTTCAGTTCCTAGAATGCAATTGTGGCATGTGATATACAAAATCATATGCAAGTACTAATAGAACAAAATCCATTTTCGGTTCTGTAGTAACCTGATCAAGGAGCTCTGCATTAAAGATAGTTCCAGGACTGTGAATGAAATATCACAAATTGTGATACAGACAGACATACACGAGATTACAATTCAGATTCTTCTCATGTGCAACGAAGGGACTTCATGAATGGGATACAAATCTCAAAGCGAAAAGTATAAAGAGTTGGATCAAAATATCACAAATTATGaactttttttaatcaataaattCAGTATGTTAAAAGCTCTCTTTACATTTAAAACGAACTCACTGTAAAGAGTTGGGATTCATGAAAAAAGATTTGTCACAATCAAACACAAGCTCCTATTCAAGCCTGTTACTTGCAACACAATTTGTCACCAACAcgttgctatttttttttaaatgctgcATAATTAAAGACATAGACAACTCAATTTCCATACCTTTCAACTAAACCAAGAGTATCAATGTCTAGAGAGAATACAATAGAAATGGATGTCATCGGAAAAAAAACCTCCAATTGCAATGCCTATATCAAACCATGAAGCCCAAAAAGGCACATACCAAATAAGCCATGTATCTGTACATACCCACCTATGTAGAgacacaaaattcaaaattaacaaccaagaacatgtaCATTTTATCAAGTCAATTTTTAGAATTGAGATAGACTATGGGTTGCTATACCTGATCTGGCTGGCAGGACATGAAAACCATGCCAATGGTGCCATGGAGCCTGACCCACAGCCCCTTCAATTCTTCCACGGGGAAGAAGTAGACTTGGGAGACTAGCTCTTTTATAGCTTAACTGCTTAAGCTTCATTATAGTGGTTGCAAGGAATCTACCAAAATAGccttcaaattttttagaaagagcCTGCTTATTTTGCTCAAATATGCacaaatttgttttctttcattgaGACTTTACAAAGTGATCATTGAGATATTCTACAGAGAAAGTGGGCATCATTGAAGGTATTGAATATTACTTCTAACAAATTAATTCCTTGTATGAACTGAAATGTGATTTTACACCATTCATCTATAGTAACAATGAAACTAAAATTGGACTGCGGTGTACTTTCATAAGAAACATCCTATTCATACATGTTAATGGAGTAAATATAGATGATAATATAAGTATTAAAAGTTTTATAACATTTACTTACAATGCTGCCAAGTTTGTGCCACTACACCACTGAGCTTGTACCCTAGGTGATCTAGGAATTGAAAGTACAAAATTCTCCATTGCTTGTTCCATAGTAAAGGACCCAATACAAGCCAAAACCCAACCACAAATCCAAGTGCCATACTTACAAAAAACCAATCCACCTTAAGCCCACCAAAATCCTTGCTCCTTTTGTTTTGAATGTTTGGTTTTACATAATTTATAGTACAACTATCAGTAAGTGGAGGTCCACAAAGCTTGTTCCCAAAAAAACTGGATGCGCTGAGGCTCTGTAGCTGAGTGCTTGAAGGGATTCTCCCAATTAAATTGTTGTTTGACAAGTTCAAGTGGCTCAAAAATGTCAAACTTGACATACTTTGAGGAATTTGACCGCAAAGTTGGTTTATTGAGAAATCAATAGATTCCAGTGATCCCATATCACCTATATTCTCCGGAATCATTCCAGTCAAGATATTAGATGACAAATTCAATGATTGTAGTCCTTGGAGACTAGCCACTTCTTTAGGAATCTCTCCTGACAAATTGTTGTTGGAAAGGTCTATAATATTTACAAGTTGAAGTGTGGTGGAATACTCAAGAGATTCTCCCTTAATCACAAGCAATTCACTTTCAAAAGGCCTAGAACTGTACATTAGTGACCAATCAAAGACATATATGGGATAATTTGAATTGTTATTTCTGGCCATAGTACTGAAATTGTTGAGACATTTAGGTATGCTTCCAAATAGCTTATTATGTGAAAGGTCTAGGATTTGGAGTGAAGTCAGAGCACAAAGTTCTTCTGGTATTTGACCATGGAAATTATTGAAGCGAAGGCGAAGAATCATCAAGCTTGAAAGTCTGTGTCCAATCCACAAAGGTATGCTCCCAACAAACTCATTTTTGCCAATATCAATAGTAAACAAGTAATTACAATTTTTCAACAAGGATGGAAATTTTCCAGAGAAACTGTTGTTAGATAGGTGCAAAGACCCAAGATTAATAAGAGATCCAATGGATGCTGGGATAGAACCAGAGAAATTGTTGTTTCCCAAATTTAAGGCAACCAACCTTTGCCACTTCATCCAGCAATTACTTATATTCCCTGATAACAGATTTTTTCCAAGATTGAGAAATTCCATATTTTTGGGCTCCTTCATCTTGTAacacaaaaagtgaaaaatagaTCTAGATAGTGAATTATTAGAAAGATCAAGGAAGCTCAAATTAGAGGATATACAAGGCAATGGACCTTCGAAGTGATTTGAACTCACATCAATTATTGAATGATCGGACAAAATCAAAGGGATATGTGGAATCTCTCCATAGATTTGATTGTGAGAGATATTTAGATAAGTAAACTGAGAAGACAAGTTCCAAAACCAAGGAGGAACTGCATCTATAATCCCTGTATTGGATATGTCCAAGCTCAAAAGTTGCTTTTGTGAACAGAGCCATGAAGGAAATTGGGGCCCTAAATTCCATGATCCCAAAACTAAATATTTGAGTTGAAAAGGAGGGATCCAATCGAGACTTACTTTTAAAGTCAATCGATTTTTAGATGCATAAAGTAAAGTTAATCTTGTTAAATTGGTAAAATGAATGTCAGATACTACACCCTCCAACATATTTGAATAAATATATAGAGACTCTAATTTGGAGAGATGTCCAAAGCTTGGAGGGAGAGTTCCATTAATTTGATTAGCTTCAAGGTGTAAGGATCTCAAAGATGAAAGATTTCCTATAGACCATGGAATAGGACCTGAAATTGAATTATTCCCCAAAGAGAGGAAGACCAGATTTTTAAATTGCCCAAGTTCATCAGTCAACTGCCCAGACAGTTGAACATTATACAAAGCTAAGATCTCTAGTCCATTTGAAACACATCCTGATAGACTTTCAAAGATTTCAGGTATCTGTTGACCCCATTTGTTGGATGACAATCTAATTTCCCTTAATTTGCAGAGATTACCAAAAGATCTTGGTACCTTTCCTTCGAGTTCATTGGATGACAAGTCTATGCTAATGGCAGATGTTAGGTTTCCAATGGCACTAGAGATTCTACCCTGCAAATCATTGTCATAGAGGTGGAGGAACTCAAGATGACTAAAACTGTACAGCCAATTGGGGATTGAAGAGTTGAAAGCTTTACCAGATAGATCGAGGTGCCTAAGTGAAGTCAACTTCTGGAGATGAACAGGGATTGGACCGTGAAACTGATTCCAGGATAGATGAAGAGAAACCAGATTATGAAGACCAAAGACCCAAAACAGAATCGAAGTGTTTTCAAAACTGTTCAATGAAAGATCAAGGGTGGTGAGAGATGAGAAGTTAATACTACTGGGTATCGGTGGTGGAATGAAACCAGAAAGGTAGCATAGTGACAATCGCAACTCTGACAAGGAAGGGAGTTTGTTTATCTCCTGTAGCCAATCAGAGGCTTGGCTAAGGCTTGTAGAACTCAAATCAAGGTGTTGTAGTAAAGGAAGACCAGAGAGCCATTGAAGGCTCTTcacatataaattataattatgtCCAAGATTGAGATAGTGCAAATTAGAGAGATTCCCAAGTTGATGAGGAATCAATCCCCCAAATCCCGCACCGGAGAGATTAAGATATCTTAAGCTCCCCATTGAACCGAGGAATTTGGGAATTGGAATACCCCCAAAATCATTGTTACTGAGGTCCAAGTAAATCAAATGCTTCAAATCAAGCAGAGAATGATTTATCTTACCACCAAATATGGACCTCCAATAAGCTTCATATTGAGTTGTCCGTTGTTCAATAGTAGTAAACTCGTAGTCATATACAGGATAATTGCTTCTGAgatggagttggaggacatgacCGGTGCGGTTGTGGCAGACAACACCGACCCAGTGACAGCAATCCACGTTAGATGCCCAGGAGGCAAGGTGGTTAGAAGGATCTAGAAGGTGTTGCCTGAAGTTGAGAAGGGCGTGTCGCTCGCTTTCAATGCAACGAACCTCAGAGTCAGAGTCAGAGTGGGAGTGGGCAGTGTAGAAGTTAGGAGAATGATGAATAGTGAGCAAACAAAGGAGAAGGCTTAAAGTAATtctcaacatcatcatcatcatgcttttataaaaataaaactggtttatgattttgttttaggttttctctgtgTGTTACTGAGGGTGTGAGTTTCTGTGAGAGTTAATGCCACGGGCTGAGGTTTATATAACATGCCcagaggaaatcgagtctataagacttgAGTTACTAtcataaaactcgagtctctaagactcgagttccatgcgtataaaaacttaatttaaaaataagatatagtaaaactcgagtttataaaactcgagttctattgGAAGTAaaacgagttttagaaactcgagatccaGGTGGCATTTTGTCCACCTCAACAAGCCCAAAGCGACCATAAAGCGAgtttttgagactcgatttattagatgaatctcgagtttcaaaaactcgagttgttattttcctttattgtttcaaaccatgcctaacttactatattcatgCCATCCACACTGctaatctgcacattcccccAGCCTTAACGACACAACAGCTGTACTATTGGTACCTTTTCTATAACAcgatcacctttttttttttttgaggatcaTTACACGATCACTTTAGTCCTTATGTTCATTGCCACTAAAAAATTTCGGTTACTCCCAGGGTTTAATTATGAATCCGAATTTGGTAAGGGGGCGTAACACTGTTAACAACTGATTACTATATcagcattttattttaaatttaagtaaaaatattattttggtctttACATTTTAGAGTCATAGTTAATTTAGTCATCACATTTTGATACAAGTCAATTTgatctatattatttttaatttacaattAATTTAATCCGTACCGTTAAGTCATTAACAAAAAATGTCTACTAGAAATAGTTTACATGAATGATATgcttaatattaaaaaattaaataagatgctgacttgtttaaattttatggCCCTATCAGTACTGAGATAGcaaaaaaaagccacatcatcttttaaaaaaaaaaatttaccaattttttttcttttctttattttttcttttagttttatcacaatttctttaaaattttattttattttctcacattcttACTGTTCttctccaaagtccaaacccaGATAAGGCCGCCGTCTCTCTCATTTAGCTGCTTGCACTCATACTCTTCTTTGAATAGAGACAATTTGGTTGAGAAAGCAATCAAACCTCTACAGAAGTTTCTCCGGCGTACCAACTCAAATTACTCAGTGAACCCAACTCcaaatttctcttcttttatctTATAAAAGTGTGAGCTTGGTATCTTATCACTTTAGAGTCCATGAGAAAGCTTGGACTTTTTGAGCTAAAAAATTTCAATGCGTTAGTCAATAgtccaaaagagaaaaaacccATGAGCACAAGAAGCTATCTTTCATGGAGTCC
Coding sequences within:
- the LOC142611793 gene encoding receptor-like protein EIX1 — its product is MGSLRYLNLSGAGFGGLIPHQLGNLSNLHYLNLGHNYNLYVKSLQWLSGLPLLQHLDLSSTSLSQASDWLQEINKLPSLSELRLSLCYLSGFIPPPIPSSINFSSLTTLDLSLNSFENTSILFWVFGLHNLVSLHLSWNQFHGPIPVHLQKLTSLRHLDLSGKAFNSSIPNWLYSFSHLEFLHLYDNDLQGRISSAIGNLTSAISIDLSSNELEGKVPRSFGNLCKLREIRLSSNKWGQQIPEIFESLSGCVSNGLEILALYNVQLSGQLTDELGQFKNLVFLSLGNNSISGPIPWSIGNLSSLRSLHLEANQINGTLPPSFGHLSKLESLYIYSNMLEGVVSDIHFTNLTRLTLLYASKNRLTLKVSLDWIPPFQLKYLVLGSWNLGPQFPSWLCSQKQLLSLDISNTGIIDAVPPWFWNLSSQFTYLNISHNQIYGEIPHIPLILSDHSIIDVSSNHFEGPLPCISSNLSFLDLSNNSLSRSIFHFLCYKMKEPKNMEFLNLGKNLLSGNISNCWMKWQRLVALNLGNNNFSGSIPASIGSLINLGSLHLSNNSFSGKFPSLLKNCNYLFTIDIGKNEFVGSIPLWIGHRLSSLMILRLRFNNFHGQIPEELCALTSLQILDLSHNKLFGSIPKCLNNFSTMARNNNSNYPIYVFDWSLMYSSRPFESELLVIKGESLEYSTTLQLVNIIDLSNNNLSGEIPKEVASLQGLQSLNLSSNILTGMIPENIGDMGSLESIDFSINQLCGQIPQSMSSLTFLSHLNLSNNNLIGRIPSSTQLQSLSASSFFGNKLCGPPLTDSCTINYVKPNIQNKRSKDFGGLKVDWFFVSMALGFVVGFWLVLGPLLWNKQWRILYFQFLDHLGYKLSGVVAQTWQHYFFAHLGQNSSAQGGSGVRKHLQLLHSTLQRPRTS